A genome region from Megalobrama amblycephala isolate DHTTF-2021 linkage group LG16, ASM1881202v1, whole genome shotgun sequence includes the following:
- the LOC125248211 gene encoding putative per-hexamer repeat protein 5: MANVRELNMVSKTQILLLLLAVVAYWHTGYGLTNGENSSTTTTSTTTTSTTTTSTTTTSTTTTDTTTTDTSTTDTSTTGTTTANTITGTTNGTNTGTTKGTTNGTNNDTTIGTKPSTANGTNTGTTTSTTNGTNTGTTTSTVNGTTTGTTTSTVNGTNTGTSTSTANGTTTGTTTSTVNGTTTGTTTSTVNGTTTGTSTSTTNGTNTGTTTSTANGTNTGTTTSTVNGTNTGTTTSTVNGTTTGTTTSTVNGTNTGTSTSTANGTTTGTTTSTVNGTTTGTTTSTVNGTTTGTSTSTTNGTNTGTTTSTVNGTTTSTVNGTTTGTTTSTVNGTTTGTTTSTVNGTNTGTSTSTANGTTTGTTTSTVNGTTTGTTTSTVNGTTTGTSTSTTNGTNTGTTTSTVNGTTTSTVNGTTTGTTTSTVNGTTTSTVNGTTTGTSTSTVNGTNTGTTNGTFNGTVNGTTTSTANGTSTGTTNGTNTGTTNGTNTGTTNSTNTGTTNGTNAGTTNGTTPSTSIAASLSLMGSMGLPGLLIYTVTCTAVLKLFHQS, translated from the exons ATGGCAAACG TGAGAGAGCTGAATATGGTTTCCAAAACTCAAATACTCCTgctgctactggctgtcgtggcTTACTGGCATACTGGCTATGGTCTTACCAATGGTGAAAACAGCAGTACAACCACCACCAGCACAACCACCACCAGCACAACCACCACCAGCACAACCACCACCAGCACAACCACCACCGACACAACCACCACCGACACATCCACCACCGACACATCCACCACCGGCACAACCACTGCAAACACAATCACAGGCACAACCAACGGCACAAACACAGGAACAACTAAAGGCACAACCAACGGCACAAACAACGACACAACCATCGGCACAAAACCCAGCACAGCCAATGGCACAAACACAGGCACAACCACCAGCACAACCAACGGCACAAACACAGGCACAACCACCAGCACAGTCAACGGCACAACCACAGGCACAACCACCAGCACAGTCAACGGCACAAACACAGGCACATCCACCAGCACAGCCAACGGCACAACCACAGGCACAACCACCAGCACAGTCAACGGCACAACCACAGGCACAACCACCAGCACAGTCAACGGCACAACCACAGGCACATCCACCAGCACAACCAACGGCACAAACACAGGCACAACCACCAGCACAGCCAACGGCACAAACACAGGCACAACCACCAGCACAGTCAACGGCACAAACACCGGCACAACCACCAGCACAGTCAACGGCACAACCACAGGCACAACCACCAGCACAGTCAACGGCACAAACACAGGCACATCCACCAGCACAGCCAACGGCACAACCACAGGCACAACCACCAGCACAGTCAACGGCACAACCACAGGCACAACCACCAGCACAGTCAACGGCACAACCACAGGCACATCCACCAGCACAACCAACGGCACAAACACAGGCACAACCACCAGCACAGTCAATGGAACAACCACCAGCACAGTCAACGGCACAACCACAGGCACAACCACCAGCACAGTCAATGGAACAACCACAGGCACAACCACCAGCACAGTCAACGGCACAAACACAGGCACATCCACCAGCACAGCCAACGGCACAACCACAGGCACAACCACCAGCACAGTCAACGGCACAACCACAGGCACAACCACCAGCACAGTCAACGGCACAACCACAGGCACATCCACCAGCACAACCAACGGCACAAACACAGGCACAACCACCAGCACAGTCAATGGCACAACCACCAGCACAGTCAACGGCACAACCACAGGCACAACCACCAGCACAGTCAATGGAACAACCACCAGCACAGTCAACGGCACAACCACAGGCACATCCACCAGCACAGTCAACGGCACAAACACAGGCACAACCAACGGCACATTCAACGGCACAGTCAACGGCACAACCACCAGCACAGCCAACGGCACAAGCACAGGCACAACTAACGGCACAAACACAGGCACAACTAATGGCACAAACACAGGCACAACTAACAGCACAAACACAGGCACAACTAATGGCACAAACGCAGGCACAACCAATGGCACAACACCCAGCACTTCTATTGCAGCATCTCTTTCACTTATGGGGAGCATGGGACTGCCTGGACTTCTAATCTACACCGTCACCTGCACTGCGGTTCTTAAACTCTTCCACCAGTCCTGA